The nucleotide window AAAAAAAATGATATAAATATTGTAATTAAATTtaccgtaatttatttaattaataaaaattcaaaacttGAATGTGCGAAACTTTGAAGCCGTACAATGTCAAAAAATTCAAAGCTCCAAATCTTTTAACACGTAACCTCCACATTAACAACAATGTCAAAAAATTCAAAGCTCCAAATCTTTTAACACGTAACCTCCACATTAACAACATCGTTAAAAGATAATAGTTtaatcaacattttctttaaaagtatgaatattctttttttttcatacaaCTTTGAGAAACTATCATGTAATCTgggtttcttttgtttatatgTTTGGTCTCTGAGAAAACCAAGAACAACAACCCAGCAACTTGGATTTTAAAAGGAAAGTTATGAGAACCGTCAATTCAGCTTCCTTTTCTTATTTTTCCTCCTTAGCTCTCCATTTCTGGGTTCCCAAAGTTGGCTTCATATAAATATATGAGTAAGCGAGTTTGTTGATGCTGATGGCTGTTGCCAAGAGTCGTGAGGGGATATTTTAGctcttaaaagaaaagaaatggttTAAGCAAGTAAATTGCTTCTGGCGTGACGtcgttttctataattttggcgTGTTGGGACCCTGAATGACTTAAAAAAATGACCGAGTCAACCAAAGTAAGGTTGGTTTTGTGTCCAAAGTGCGAAAACCTTCTTCCAGAACTTGCAGAATATTCTGTTTACAAGTGTGGTGGCTGCGGTGCTGTTCTTCGAGGTACTTTTCTCTCTTtatgtttttctttattttactacTTTTTTTGTTTGGCTGATGAGAAAGTTGTTGAACCCAAGAGACACAAATCTGTCTCTACCCTCATCCTGTCATGTATCTGTGTTAACTTGAAATTTTGCTTATTAGAGTAGTTTGAAATAATTTAAGGCTTTGGATTCCAGTTTCCTGTTTTAGTTCGGTCCTTTTGCAATCAAATGAGCATAATTTCTTGCATGAAATTGATAGTGGAATGTTGTTTGATTAACAGCAAAAACTGAGAATTGTGAACCAGAAACTTCCTCTGAGAAGTTGGAAGAAGACAGGCTCGGCCAAGTTCCTACCAAGTTCCGTATTTTTTCGGAGAAGGATATAGTAGACTCATGTGATGCGGGTGGTAAATCAACCGCTGGCTCTTTCAGGTGTGATACAACTAGGAATGAACCTAAACTTGCTGCTGATAAGTGCTGTGTTGACAAAGGTAATGATATTAGTGCAAATAAGGATGAGGTGGTAAATTTAACTGGAACAGAAAACCAGAGTTTCGATTCCAAATTTGGGCATACTGGTGGATCACAAATACTGGGAGACGTTCCTGATTGGGAAGCTGGGAAGCAAGAAGAGATGGAGGGTTTTCCGAGAATTCCAAGAGATGTTACCGAAGACCATCCGGATGAAGGCCCATCAAACCGCCAGTTAGATGCTTCTTATGGGTTGCAGGCTCAAACTGACCAGGATGGTTCTGGTAGAATTCTCCTCGAAGAAGATCGAGCTATGCTTCTGAGGAAGCTAGATGAGATAAAGGCGCAACTTAGTAGGTCCTGTAATGTGGTAGATAAACCAAAAGATAAGGTTCCACTTGATGGGAGGGTTGCTCCTCCAGAGTCATTTGGTGGTGTTGGTTCCTGGTTTCCAAATGGTTCTTCCGCATCACAAAACCCTTCATTACCTTTCTATGGACCTGATGAAGATGGTTCTAGGGCAGGAACCTCTTACTTTGCTCAGTTTCCAGAATCGGATGCTTATCCTGTTGCGAATGCAATGACTCCACATGGACGGCATCCTCGAATGCTTGATCCAAATCATGTTCCTGCATATTTTGGACCCCGAGTGCTTGGAAGAACCTCGCATCAGTTGCCAGGGGAATACCAACAGCTGCCGCCACATCCATACTTAACTAGACAGTACAATGGAAGTGATCATCACCAATTCATGCCATACCCGCAAAGTTCAGTGTTGCATCATGCTTCTTGTTCTTGTTTTCACTGTTACGAGAAACATCAGCAAGTTCCAGCTCCTGTTCCGACCTCTGCATTTGGCAATAGAAGATTCCCTGATATGCCTAGTAATCCAATGTACCATATTGAGAACCCTGGGACTTTAGGTTCTAGGACTGCAATGCCTCCTCCATTGAATGTACATGGTACGCAAGCACATGCTAGATTGCCAAGAGACGCTAACTCAGAAACAGGTGGTGGTGTTCAGGGCTGTCCACAGAGGATGGTGTTGGCCGGTGGTGGACGCCGTTTATGTCCTATGGCTGGTGGTGCTCCATTTACAACATGCTATAATTGCTTTGAACTACTACAAATGCCCAGGAAACTTCAGCTCATGGTAAAAAATGAACAGCAAGTGCGGTGTGGAGCCTGTTCTACCGTGATAAACTTTCTCATCACCAACAAGAAACTTGTTCTTCGTGATCATGCAAAAGCGATGGAAATTTCTGTGGAGACTGGTGATATCTCTAATGAAGTTGCAAAGGATTGCTCCTCACATTTCCGTGGCCATGCGAACCAAATATCTGCTAACTTTTCGTCTGATGACTATGATCTTTCTGGTTATGAGTTTCAGTCAATGGATAGAGAACCTAATGCATTGTCAATGGGTAAGGCTTTGAACTCAGTCAAAGCTCAGGATATGCGAAGCATTTGTTCTTCATCTCCAAGCATCTCTCAGGATGAAAACAGTCCAAACAGAGAGAAGGTGAATTCTATTGATCAACCGATCAAATCCATTTTGGCTCCCCCACCTGCAGGCTCACCTCTTCAAGAGCACTTTGATTACTCTAATAACAATCGTGCA belongs to Gossypium arboreum isolate Shixiya-1 chromosome 7, ASM2569848v2, whole genome shotgun sequence and includes:
- the LOC108458025 gene encoding uncharacterized protein LOC108458025 isoform X1; translation: MTESTKVRLVLCPKCENLLPELAEYSVYKCGGCGAVLRAKTENCEPETSSEKLEEDRLGQVPTKFRIFSEKDIVDSCDAGGKSTAGSFRCDTTRNEPKLAADKCCVDKGNDISANKDEVVNLTGTENQSFDSKFGHTGGSQILGDVPDWEAGKQEEMEGFPRIPRDVTEDHPDEGPSNRQLDASYGLQAQTDQDGSGRILLEEDRAMLLRKLDEIKAQLSRSCNVVDKPKDKVPLDGRVAPPESFGGVGSWFPNGSSASQNPSLPFYGPDEDGSRAGTSYFAQFPESDAYPVANAMTPHGRHPRMLDPNHVPAYFGPRVLGRTSHQLPGEYQQLPPHPYLTRQYNGSDHHQFMPYPQSSVLHHASCSCFHCYEKHQQVPAPVPTSAFGNRRFPDMPSNPMYHIENPGTLGSRTAMPPPLNVHGTQAHARLPRDANSETGGGVQGCPQRMVLAGGGRRLCPMAGGAPFTTCYNCFELLQMPRKLQLMVKNEQQVRCGACSTVINFLITNKKLVLRDHAKAMEISVETGDISNEVAKDCSSHFRGHANQISANFSSDDYDLSGYEFQSMDREPNALSMGKALNSVKAQDMRSICSSSPSISQDENSPNREKVNSIDQPIKSILAPPPAGSPLQEHFDYSNNNRAVNIFGKGNHSNHSDLEIVVSNNGTTRQSSFKEASLPTEMEVAFNEYSNTGTSQDSRDGIEEDDQPKMTRGGESFFANIIKNNFKDSSKYNQIEERGKRNVSVNGHPLPERVVKKAEKTAGRIQSGQYWYDFRAGFWGVLGGPCLGIIPPHIEEFNYPMPENCAGGSSGVFVNGRELHQKDLELLANRGLPTDRDRYYIIEISGRVLDEDTGEELCKLGKLAPTVLKVKHGFGMKVRRAAV
- the LOC108458025 gene encoding uncharacterized protein LOC108458025 isoform X2; this translates as MTESTKVRLVLCPKCENLLPELAEYSVYKCGGCGAVLRAKTENCEPETSSEKLEEDRLGQVPTKFRIFSEKDIVDSCDAGGKSTAGSFRCDTTRNEPKLAADKCCVDKGNDISANKDEVVNLTGTENQSFDSKFGHTGGSQILGDVPDWEAGKQEEMEGFPRIPRDVTEDHPDEGPSNRQLDASYGLQAQTDQDGSGRILLEEDRAMLLRKLDEIKAQLSRSCNVVDKPKDKVPLDGRVAPPESFGGVGSWFPNGSSASQNPSLPFYGPDEDGSRAGTSYFAQFPESDAYPVANAMTPHGRHPRMLDPNHVPAYFGPRVLGRTSHQLPGEYQQLPPHPYLTRQYNGSDHHQFMPYPQSSVLHHASCSCFHCYEKHQQVPAPVPTSAFGNRRFPDMPSNPMYHIENPGTLGSRTAMPPPLNVHGTQAHARLPRDANSETGGGVQGCPQRMVLAGGGRRLCPMAGGAPFTTCYNCFELLQMPRKLQLMVKNEQQVRCGACSTVINFLITNKKLVLRDHAKAMEISVETGDISNEVAKDCSSHFRGHANQISANFSSDDYDLSGYEFQSMDREPNALSMGKALNSVKAQDMRSICSSSPSISQDENSPNREKVNSIDQPIKSILAPPPAGSPLQEHFDYSNNNRAVNIFGKGNHSNHSDLEIVVSNNGTTRQSSFKEASLPTEMEVAFNEYSNTGTSQDSRDGIEEDDQPKMTRGGESFFANIIKNNFKDSSKYNQIEERGKRNVSVNGHPLPERVVKKAEKTAGRIQSGQYCRI